The following coding sequences lie in one Apium graveolens cultivar Ventura chromosome 1, ASM990537v1, whole genome shotgun sequence genomic window:
- the LOC141675724 gene encoding uncharacterized protein LOC141675724 — MYPKVKVRDEAQDGDEDDYTTRFFKALDALSLHNFPSPPVKELEDNSPPSVVRIPKSYISKPVMPMAPVSKGSAKSINRKIVEEEKQNIRASSVPRPRAVLSSPDNDGILKSQQKSRQKISSGLRNPNKRQNRHIQCKVIPASIDTEGRQGNKTREASEVAHSRINHKVIRVSPSVDSAFKF, encoded by the exons A TGTATCCAAAGGTGAAGGTGAGAGATGAAGCACAAGATGGTGATGAAGATGATTATACTACAAGATTTTTTAAGGCTCTTGATGCTCTCTCTTTGCATAACTTTCCTTCTCCACCAG TAAAGGAACTTGAAGACAATTCTCCGCCATCAGTAGTAAGAATTCCAAAGTCTTATATATCAAAGCCTGTCATGCCTATGGCTCCTGTATCCAAAG GATCAGCAAAGAGCATCAATAGAAAAATCGTGGaggaagaaaaacaaaatattAGAGCTAGTTCAGTCCCACGACCACGTGCTGTCTTATCTAGTCCTG ATAATGATGGAATACTTAAAAGCCAACAGAAGTCGAGACAAAAAATTTCTTCAGGTTTGAGAAATCCTAATAAACGGCAGAACCGACACATCCAGTGCAAGGTTATTCCAGCATCCATCGATACTGAAGGTCGTCAGGGGAACAAAACAAGAGAAGCCAGTGAAGTTGCTCACAGTAGGATTAATCATAAAGTTATAAGGGTGTCACCCTCAGTTGATTCTGCTTTTAAGTTCTAA